From the Excalfactoria chinensis isolate bCotChi1 chromosome 1, bCotChi1.hap2, whole genome shotgun sequence genome, one window contains:
- the FZD4 gene encoding frizzled-4 codes for MERRGGGGRMLALLLAGLLGGARGFGDEEERRCDAIRIAMCQNLGYNVTKMPNLVGHELQADAELQLTTFTPLIQYGCSSQLQFFLCSVYVPMCTEKINIPIGPCGGMCLSVKRRCEPVLKEFGFAWPDSLNCSKFPPQNDHNHMCMEGPGDEEVPLHSKTSLQPGEECHSMGSNSDQYIWVKRNLDCVLKCGYDAGLYSRSAKEFTDIWMAVWASLCFISTAFTVLTFLIDSSRFSYPERPIIFLSMCYNIYSIAYIVRLTVGRERISCDFEEAAEPVLIQEGLKNTGCAIIFLLMYFFGMASSIWWVILTLTWFLAAGLKWGHEAIEMHSSYFHIAAWAIPAVKTIVILIMRLVDADELTGLCYVGNQNLDALTGFVVAPLFTYLVIGTLFIAAGLVALFKIRSNLQKDGTKTDKLERLMVKIGVFSVLYTVPATCVIACYFYEISNWAVFRYSADDSNMAVEMLKIFMSLLVGITSGMWIWSAKTLHTWQKCSNRLVNSGKVKREKRADGWVKPGKGNETVV; via the exons ATggagcggcgcggcggcgggggCCGAATGCTGGCCCTGCTGTTAGCCGGGCTGCTCGGCGGGGCGCGGGGCTTCGGCGACGAGGAGGAGCGACGCTGCGACGCCATCCGCATCGCCATGTGCCAGAACCTGGGCTACAATGTCACCAAGATGCCCAACCTGGTGGGCCACGAGCTGCAAGCGGACGCCGAGCTGCAGCTCACCACCTTCACCCCTCTCATCCAGTACGGCTGCTCCAGCCAGCTCCAG TTCTTCCTTTGTTCGGTCTATGTCCCGATGTGCACGGAGAAGATTAACATCCCCATAGGTCCCTGTGGTGGCATGTGCCTCTCCGTCAAAAGAAGATGTGAACCTGTTTTAAAAGAGTTTGGATTTGCCTGGCCGGACAGCCTGAACTGCAGCAAATTCCCTCCCCAGAATGATCACAACCACATGTGCATGGAGGGGCCGGGAGACGAAGAGGTTCCCCTTCATAGCAAGACATCCttgcagcctggagaggagTGCCACAGCATGGGATCTAATTCGGATCAGTACATCTGGGTCAAGAGAAACCTGGACTGTGTCCTGAAGTGCGGCTACGACGCTGGGCTCTACAGCAGGTCAGCAAAGGAGTTCACAGATATCTGGATGGCTGTGTGGGCCAGTCTGTGCTTCATATCAACTGCGTTCACAGTCCTGACCTTCCTGATTGATTCATCCAGATTTTCCTACCCAGAGCGCCCAATCATATTTCTGAGCATGTGCTACAATATTTATAGCATTGCTTATATTGTGAGGCTAACTGTGGGCCGGGAAAGGATATCCTGTGATTTTGAAGAGGCAGCAGAACCTGTTCTTATCCAAGAAGGTCTTAAGAACACAGGATGTGCTATAATTTTCTTGCTGATGTACTTTTTCGGGATGGCTAGCTCCATCTGGTGGGTTATTCTGACACTGACATGGTTTCTGGCCGCAGGACTCAAGTGGGGCCACGAAGCTATAGAAATGCACAGCTCTTATTTCCACATCGCAGCCTGGGCTATCCCTGCTGTGAAGACCATCGTCATTTTGATTATGAGACTGGTAGATGCTGATGAGCTCACTGGCCTGTGCTACGTTGGGAACCAGAACCTGGACGCGCTGACGGGCTTCGTGGTTGCTCCACTTTTTACCTACCTGGTTATTGGAACTTTATTCATTGCGGCGGGATTAGTGGCCTTATTTAAAATCAGATCAAATCTTCAGAAAGACGGGACTAAAACTGACAAACTGGAGAGGCTGATGGTTAAAATTGGTGTCTTCTCAGTGCTCTACACCGTCCCGGCAACGTGTGTCATTGCCTGTTATTTCTATGAGATCTCCAACTGGGCCGTTTTCCGCTATTCGGCTGACGATTCCAATATGGCGGTGGAGATGCTCAAAATCTTCATGTCCCTCCTGGTGGGAATCACTTCAGGTATGTGGATCTGGTCAGCCAAAACTCTGCACACGTGGCAGAAGTGCTCGAACAGGCTGGTGAACTCAGGGAAAGTGAAACGGGAGAAGAGAGCGGATGGTTGGGTGAAACCTGGGAAAGGGAATGAGACCGTGGTGTAA